In Felis catus isolate Fca126 chromosome B1, F.catus_Fca126_mat1.0, whole genome shotgun sequence, the sequence CGTTGGGGCGCCTTCCTCGCCGACCCCTCTCCCTCCTCGGGGCCTCGGGGCCTCGGAGGCGGGGTCCTTCGCTCTCCCTCGGGCGCCCCGGGCCGCTGCTCCCCCGCCGCGCCGTCGGCCCCTTCCAGGAAGGTGGTGAGGCGGCGGGAGGCCACGGGCGAGTACACGGCGACGGTGCGCGGGAAGCGCACGGTCCGAGGGGCGCCACTCGGGGGGCTGCTCTGCTCGGGGCCCCGGCGCGCCGACTGCGGGGACCCCGAgccgcccgcgcccgccgcgcccTCGGTGCCGGGCCCGGCCGGGGGGCCGGAGTCGCGGACCCTGCGCAGCAGCGTGCGCCGCCCCAGCGAGCACTGCACCGAGGCGTCGCGGCGCGGGTTCACCTGCACCGCCACGTCCCGGCTGCTGGCCCTGCGGGGCCGCGGACCGAGGTCCGGGCTCACCTGCGACAGGAGGGCCATCAGCTGCGCCCGCTGGTAGCTGTCGAAATACTCGGCGGCCGTCAGCTGCCCGCAGCCCGGGAAAGCCGGCAAGGCCGCCCCGGCAGAGGAGGACGACGAGGAGGAGGACGCGGGAGCGTAGCCCCCGCCCCGGTGCCGCCAGCCGCCCGCCTCGCCCTTGCCCTTGGCGGCGGGCGGGTAGGGGTACGGGTACGAGTAGGGGACGCACGCCGGGTACATGTAGCCGTCCAGCACCTCGTCCCCCGGGGCAGCCATAAGCGCAGCCCCGGCCGCTCCCGCAGACGCCCTGCCCTAAATAGGCTGCCGGCCGCCGGCCCCACCGCCTGTCTCCGCGCTGCGCGGCCATCCGCACCTTTCCCGCCGCCCGCTCGGGTCCCCGGGTCCGCGCCGAGATGGCCTGTCCCTGACCTTCGCTGTGTGGAAATTTACCACGCCTGGAGGCCGGCACAAACACCCTGACATGATCTGGAAAGGTTGCTTTCTTTGCGATGCAAGAACTGATTGGTAAGTGAGCTTGCCCGAGGTGAGGAGGAGGCCAAGAGAGCGCAATCACCCCGATTAGCTGCGCCAGGTGGTCCCCATACCTTGATTGTTCCAGGTGTCCGTGTCTGGCTAGTGAGCAAAAACGCAAAGGTTTGGGGAACTGCTTTGGGTCTGTTACCTAGGATCTCAGATTCTAGTTTAATGATCTCAGAACTGCTCTGAGAAGTCTACCCACTGAACGCTTTGGGCAGGTGCACAGGGACAGCACTCAAGGCATCCACATCTAAGctcattgttttctcttctcgACCCTGAAGCAcgtcctctcctcccctccacttcAAGCGGAGAGTCTATTGTTCTTCTCTGGGGTGGAGAGTACTACAGTTTTTCCTAAGCAAACCATCCCTCTAAAAGATTGATTTGGGGTGTGTTACATAAGCGCAGAGACAAAATCAGTCCCCAGCTGAGAAGACAATACCTTgttccctggggggtggggggtgggggggaatgatAGCTGTTCATTACTAATAGATATCAGATCAAGTAATCAAAtgcattaatgtattttttttctgatttgataCAGGTTTGacaataaaatactgtatttcattGTTTAGTTGACCTGTTTGGGGATTTTTTGAATACAGATCAAAATTCAACATTGTCAGGTATTTCTACATGGagcaagcactttttttttttctaacaacaATTACATTCAACTCAGTTATGGTTTACAAATTGCTTTACAAGTTatgttttaccaaaaaaaaaaaacaaaaaaaaccccaaaacttgtTTTTACTACCATAAGAGTGCACCCAAATTCTGCATTTCCAAGACCCTGTTTTCTAAGAGTGTATGTATTTGAAACAGTCCTAGAAATTGGTAATGATAAAAACCAAAGAGCACATGAACATGTTCAGGCTTTACTTTAGCAGTCCCGGGTGCAAGTTGTATTATGACATTGATGTGTAATTTGCGAAAGTGCTTGGTTAATACACCAATACAACCTTACAACAGGAAGAAGGTCATAACTGTTACATGTATGATAATGTGAACCATGTGTTATCCTTTATGTAAACCACATTCACTACCACAGACGACAAACATCATAAACATGAAGTAACATTTCAGCAAGATAGAAACTCCTCTGTATCTCCGTGTTCAGAGAGAAGTCTGAGTGGTTTCCATCATAATTAAATTGTCAGCTTTCACTGTGCCATAGGAAGGGTCtgccatttcctcttcttttagtTTCTTGTAAGAAATGTCTGTATCTTCATCTTCATCTAGAGGATCTCGCTTGTGTAATATCTCACTTCCATACAccttatatattaaaacaaaaacccctgCTTCTGCAGACTGGAAAAGGgcatacagcaaaggaaacatgtACATGCTTCCTATCAACTGCGGCCGAAAGGCCAGTTTTAGAATGGCGGTACAGAGCTGCACATTCTGACTCCCTGTTTCCAGGCACACGGTCCTCTTGCAGTTGGGTGGAAGACGGAAGAGAGTAGCTAAGCCGTAGCCTGAGGCATAGCCTGCCAAAGGCATGAAAATTGCTACCACGTAAACACTTGCGGGAATGCTCGCCAACAGTTCAGGTCCTAACATAGTGCCAGTCATTATGAAAAGGACCACCAGTGTCACTAGCAGAGACCACAGGGAGACCTAGTAATAGAAAACGACAAGCCATCAGAAACAAGATAGTCGGAAAGGAATTCAGGCAAGAGAATCCTCGGCTCTTGGGAGAAGAGACCCATGTAGCCTCACCTCACACACAAAATGGAGATCTTTGCCCTAAgcagtctttgacaaagcactTGTGAGGATGGATAGGTCACCTCATCAGGAGGAGTCCAGATCCTCGTTGGACAGTTCTGATTGTTTGGAGGCCTGTCCTTATGTCTAGTGACAATCGGCTTTCTTTAACAACTAGCCATCGTCTTGGATAGACCCTCAGGAGCAGCCCAGACCagacttctgttttaaaaaacaggaagaaaaggctACTTGTCTCCAGTAGATTGTCTCTAGACTTTCACATAACTCTGTGGTGGGAGTCCGGACGGTTCAGAACATGTATTTAATTTGTGAATGTGCCTCTTCTAAACAGCAGTTAGAATAAAGCCTGATATACCAAGTATGGTCTgatgaacagagagaggaaaagaaaaattaccttCCCTGAACAGGACCCCATGTTTTCCATAAGAGATATATCTCTGGTTGATCTCTGGTTTAACCCATGAGATAAAAAGCCACTAAAATGTatgaaacttataaaataaattaaaaaaaaaaaaacgtttataaaggagcacctgggcggctcagtctgttgagagtccaactcgtgattttggctcaggtcatgatcccagggttgtgggatcaggtCCCacttgagtgtggagcctgcttgagattctctctttccctctgcccctctcccccaccattgcgctcgctcgctctctttctctctcaaataaatttaaaaaaattgttttaagtatgAAACTTAGTATGTGGTATTTTCAAACTTGAAAATACTTTATATCTCAGAGAATTGATAGCAACACTGAAACAATCACCAACTCTTAGattatgtaagtgaaaaaaaaacaaacaaacaagatgtgAGGAATTCTTTGCAATTCTGCAACACCCCTTTTTCATCTATTTACGAGAAACATCCCACCTATACATCTCTAATGATGTTTAGGAATTCTTACATATAATGGAGTTTAGATACAGTACAATTGACTGTAGAACATTCTGTCATCTTGATGTCTGACTGATATAGTTCACTCATTCAAGTAAGACAAGCTGTGTAAATAGTAAGGTGGAAACCTAAAAATTCCTCTCTTCATTCTCCTTTAGATGAGTAATTAgctagttgtttttgtttttttttttttttaatgggggtaGGAGGTGTTTGTGAGGGAAACTAGAGATCCAAAAGAACAGTTTAAGTGCTGATTCTGGTTCACTGGATATTTGAGGCGAAACCCCTTTGCAGTCTGTGGGACTGGCATAtactttataatctttaaaaaattgcctAAAATGTATCTGGGCTGGTAAAAAGTCTACCATAGAGAGTGCTAAAATACTTATTATATAAGGTTCTCATGCTACAAAGGTACAATGGGCAGAAACCAAACAAACTATTATAAAtcaaagcttttttaaaaagtaatctctgcacccaatgtggggctcgaactcacgactccaagatcaagagtctcatgttctaccaactgagccagccaggaacccctaaaACTTTTCTGATATTAAGTTTCAAAGTGTGTCCACATCAAGAGCTTTGACAGGAAATCTGATTCTTCATGGTGAAAATACTGGCACCAAAGTTTCTTTTGAACTATTTTAAATCATTTGGGTGAGCACTGACATTGAATGCTCATTTTAAAGTGTTTGCAAAAGTGTAAAAGTGTTATAAAACATACCTTATGAATGTTCTGGTTAAGGAGTAAGAATAGGTTCACCCTTAAACTCAAAGTTACCCAGTCTTATTGAATTGtctattatttaaatatacttatcTGTTTTTAGCACGGGAATAACTTATTTGATTGATTTTCTCTTAGAATTCCTAAGATCTTGTAGTATTAGCTTAATGATTCAGCTTAATAAGTTCTTAATGCATCTTAAGATTATGTATGGGTATATtatgtataacatataaaatatatgcatatttacatgtacatataaatttattacattcaaaatatatatgtttattacacAGCACAATTTTACTCATGGCTGGCTATATTTGCATAAAAGAACccattatttttcatgttaataAAAGTTAGCTCCTTTGAATAATCAAATTTTggattaattatttaaaattaatgtatttaatataagtaaaacacaaaagattATGTCTTTAAATCTATATAACTGAAACATTGGGGAAactctttttctcttcacttgGCTAAATGAATTTGTGCATTTACAGTAATTAGTTATGTGTTTCATTTGAGTAACTTCCTAAACTGAGAGTCCTACTCATGGTTTActcttatttactatttttgagtTTTCAAAGAAAGCTTAgttgacaaatatttaaatttttcctccAGTCAACAATTAACAAAATCTCTACTGCTACAAaaggtatcattttttttaaaacaaagcaacattGGAAATATTGCACAAAATAATAGGAATCCTCATTCTTTCACTAGCCTTAGAAACCACATGCGTTACCGcaatggggaagggaaaagaaacacacagatTTAATAACAGTAATATATTCTGCATTCTTTATCCAGGACCCACTTTtattttgtgcctttttaaaGTCAATATTTTGTGCATTGTACGATATTCCctcaatgtgatttttaaattacttttggtCCTATTAGGgtcaacttatttttatttaatttttttttcgacgtttatttttttggggacagagagagacagagcatgaacgggggaggggcagacagagacggacacacagaatcggaaacaggctccaggctctgagccatcagcccagagcccgacgcggggctcgaactcacggacagcgagatcgtgacctggctgaagtcggacgcccaaccgactgcgccacccaggcgcccctatttttagaaaattaataaaacattttaaagaaaccttCTACACAATTTCTCGGAATTAGAGttccacttttttaaaacataggaATGCACTTCTAAAACACTGCTCAAGTTCAATCCACATAATTTCACTTCACCTGCTTTGATTTTTAGTAACACCACGATTCGTTAGTGGACAATATGTTGCCACTTAATGGCactctcatctctctccctcctgatATGTTTCCTCCTGTGAATACTAATTGCTCACTTATGCTCTTTTTAATTAAGTTATGTTTTAAGTAAAGCTATGAGTTTTTTGAAATTGCAAAAGGTAGAAGTTTTCTTTGTagcacaaacttttttttttttttttaagtttatccatgcAAGTTTATCCCTCTTTCCCAAACTTCTTAGCATTTCAGCCAGGGGTCAGAGACCAAGGACTCTCTAGGAGTGACCTTACCTTCACAATGTAGTCCGCCACCCGGTTGTATTTGTATCGAATGAAGACCCCCAAGCCGATAGGGAGGAGAGTGCTGCAGAGGGTCAGGGTCACTGCCCCCAGAGGTAGTAATTGCACCAGAGGGGTGTCGATCCAAGCCCGGCTGTAGATCCACAGGCACAGGGGCATCAAGACTAGGGCCAGAAGCGTGGAGGAGATGGTCATGATGATGCTGCAGAAAGGGGAATGAACAGAATTCAGaacgggctctgtgccaacagtctCTCTTGCACATTGGatacaggagaaagaaagagactgcaAATCTGGAGTCTGAAGTCAGGGGTGAGAACCTGTTTCATCGGTGCCAACAGAACAACACCCCTAAGCCCGACTGAAACATGAACCccaggatggggaggtggggggggggtcggaTCTCAGGACTGCTGCCCCTGGCTTTATAAAGCCTATTGAGCTGGCTACAGTCTGGTTGATTCTGAGGGCaagaacatctttcttttttttcatcctcCAAAGCACCCTGTTAGACGTGGTAAGGCTGCTGAACACGACTTGTTGGATGGAACTCAATTATATTGTCCTCTGTATGAGATCACTTTCTTTATCGGGGCCAGTAGCCCtattttgcttttgcatttcCGGAGAGTCCTAGCTTCAGGCTTCCCAGTTCCCTTTGTCTTCTAGAGGCCGAGGACCTGCGCTGACAGCCCAAACTGCAGAAGGATGGTCCGAGAGCTGTGCAGGAAACCCCAAGGCAGTCGGCAGCCCTGTCCCCGTCTAGGTTTCTCCCCCCACAGCACTACCTCTTCACGTCCGCCTTGGCTTCTAAAGCCCGGGCGTCAACCCCTCGCTGCACTGTCGTCTTCCCTCTCCCACGCCTCTCTCCAACCGCCTCTCCTTCCTCTCCGTCTGAAACCCGCGGCTAAGCGCGGCTGCTTGGCAGGAGAAGACGCCTAAGGACCAGCCCGTACCTGAGGTTCATGTCGCCGTCAACCAGCAGGGACATGAGGTTGGACAGATTCCCGCCGGGACAGCAGCCGCACAGGAGCACCGCCACGGCGGCCACCTCGTTCAGCGAGAAGGCCAGGGCCAGCAGGAAGGCCAGCAGCGGCAGCAAGCCGAACTGGCAGAGCGCGGCCAGCAGCGCGCCCACGGGCCGGCGGACGTGCTCCCCGAAGTGGTTCACGTCCACCGTGCAGCCCAGGCCCAGCATGGTAATGCACAGGGCGGCTCCCACGAACACGTTCAGCCCGTGGTTCAGCGGCGTGTCCCAGAACGGGGTCTGGGGGTGCGCCCAGGAGTGGGGGAACAGGGACGGGCCCAGGCTGGCCGAGCCGCCCGCCGAGCTGCCTGCCGTCGGCTCTGGGGTGGGCGCGGGGCCGGGGCTGAAACCGACGCCGGGACTGGGCGCGAGGctgagcccagggctggggccgGCGCTGGAGGCAGGGGTGACGGACAGGTCGGGGCCGGCGCTCAGGCTGCTGGCATTGGGCGACAGCGTGTAGTTGTCCGGCTGCAGCGAGGACGGGGCGAAGAGCAGCGTCGCGTTGTCGGGGCCGTCCATGGCGCCGAGGCGGGCGGCCGCGGCTCCGCTGTTCCCCGGCCCCGCGCGCCTCTGCCCGCGTCCTGCGGTGCCACCTGCCCGCGTCCGCCTGTCCGTCGGTCCGCAGCCGCAGGCGAAGCTAGGTGCGGAGCTCGGGCTGCGCGCCGCTGACGTCTCCGCGGCGTCGGGTgctgcgggaggtggggggggggggggtcctccgCTGGCGGCACTTAAAGCGCAGCCCCCCAGGGTGAACCCAATCGCCCGGCCCCGGCGCCcggcaggccccgccccgccgccgggTCCCTCCTTTTAATCACCAGTAAGTGGTTCTGTTAGAGTGCAGCCAGGGGCGGAACAAAGAGCTGACAAAGGACAAGAAGAAAAACCGTGCCTGGCTGCCGATCAAGTTCTGTGATGGGCTCTGCCCATTTCATAATGAAATCTGGAgacacgcacacgcgcgcgcgcgcgcgcacacacacacacacacacacacaggaagctTATCAATGCATGCACATGAACTGTATACACTGTTCGAAGAGCCTGCAACCCTGAGCATCGAGAAGGGTCCCGGACTTAATGTGAGCGGTTCTCTGGTAGCAAGACACAATATCTGGCTTTCATTTactgacaggtttttttttttttttaattctttaaaaaaaaatttttttaaagtaatctttacgTAATTTGCtaacagtttttaaataaaatgcgtTCAGACTCAAAGTAGAAAGTAATAACAATACTGGGGGGTTGGCAAGTGCGTGTGCATTATTTCACTGGATTGTCACAGCAGAGCCTTGAGAGATGCTGTTAACTCGTTCTTACACGTGAGGAATCTGAGGTGCAGGGAAGTCTCAGCCTCAGCAGCCAAACCCACAGGTAGTGTCTGGATGAATGTGCATCTGATATGTCCTTAACGAGGGCCCTGGAGAGCTCTGCTAAGAAAAGGCTCTGtggaaaaatgtgttttgggAGTTACTGGCAGTTGGGGAGAGGATATCTCCGTGGCCATAAATTTATGAGGTGTTATGAGCACAGCCCGGCATTGGGATTAAAGGACTAGAAAGAAATAAAGTGGTGGGATTCCCTGCCTCGGACAGGTTTATCCCCCAAACAAATCAGATTTAGAGTTCACAGGACTGTTGGCTCAGCAACTTTCAGTCACCAGAGGCATCTACAAAGAGAGGGAGCTCGCAGCATACCAGGGAGGTGGAGCCATTTGAGAAGGCATCTATACCTGTCTGGAGACACCATAAAGCCAAAGCCAGGTGAGTTGCGAAAGCCAACAGGAGGATTTTCTAGATAGAAGTCTTAGCTCAGGGTTAGACTGCATGCGGCCAGGACCCCAGAGTGGATTCTTCCCCCTGGGAACTTGTCCCTCCCCACTTTTCTGACACCAGAGGAGACTGGGTGACTTCCATTTCCCAGTGGTGGACTGAGCCCACGTgtttatcttttctcctctccaaaTCTCATGAAAATGACAGAGAATGTGAAAAATAAGACTACATTCACAGCGTATTGCATTCTTAGTCACAAATAAagtatcttttttccattagaccttaaattccatgagggcagagctGCCCAAGCATTTAGGAAAGTAACGTACTGTCATACTTTCCTAAAACAGTAGAGCCAAGAAAACCATGCAGTGACATCTATTGAGCTCTGAAGGAAGTGGAACATGACCAAAAATATTCTAGGTGTCCATTCAGGCTTATGTAAGCAAAACAAAGATACTCAGATATACAATGAAACACGTCACCCGAATACTTTCTTCAAGTAAGTATATCCAGGGGAGACCCGcggagaaacagacaaaataagGAGGGGCCCCTGCTGAGCCTTCACATTCTTTAAACCGCAGGATGAGATTAGCCAAGAACACAAATGGCAGAGGGCCAGCTGAAGCCTAACTGTAGACACCGCCCCTGTTTTTGCCCCCTCCTTGTGTTAATGATATTAGAATCCACAATCAAATTCAATAAGCAGTAATTAGAGGCAGCCCAACTCATCCAACTAGC encodes:
- the SLC10A4 gene encoding sodium/bile acid cotransporter 4, yielding MDGPDNATLLFAPSSLQPDNYTLSPNASSLSAGPDLSVTPASSAGPSPGLSLAPSPGVGFSPGPAPTPEPTAGSSAGGSASLGPSLFPHSWAHPQTPFWDTPLNHGLNVFVGAALCITMLGLGCTVDVNHFGEHVRRPVGALLAALCQFGLLPLLAFLLALAFSLNEVAAVAVLLCGCCPGGNLSNLMSLLVDGDMNLSIIMTISSTLLALVLMPLCLWIYSRAWIDTPLVQLLPLGAVTLTLCSTLLPIGLGVFIRYKYNRVADYIVKVSLWSLLVTLVVLFIMTGTMLGPELLASIPASVYVVAIFMPLAGYASGYGLATLFRLPPNCKRTVCLETGSQNVQLCTAILKLAFRPQLIGSMYMFPLLYALFQSAEAGVFVLIYKVYGSEILHKRDPLDEDEDTDISYKKLKEEEMADPSYGTVKADNLIMMETTQTSL
- the ZAR1 gene encoding zygote arrest protein 1 is translated as MAAPGDEVLDGYMYPACVPYSYPYPYPPAAKGKGEAGGWRHRGGGYAPASSSSSSSSAGAALPAFPGCGQLTAAEYFDSYQRAQLMALLSQVSPDLGPRPRRASSRDVAVQVNPRRDASVQCSLGRRTLLRRVRDSGPPAGPGTEGAAGAGGSGSPQSARRGPEQSSPPSGAPRTVRFPRTVAVYSPVASRRLTTFLEGADGAAGEQRPGAPEGERRTPPPRPRGPEEGEGSARKAPQRSQSEEEEGDDDAAQAAVRKSWEPPGAGLQPREARGDEAAQRRPPRGPEQSPPVGQARDAAGQRSSPRSPEQAKERPRFQFLEQKYGYYHCKDCNIRWESAYVWCVQGTNKVYFKQFCRTCQKSYNPYRVEDITCQSCKQTRCSCPVKLRHVDPKRPHRQDLCGRCKGKRLSCDSTFSFKYII